The following coding sequences lie in one Capsicum annuum cultivar UCD-10X-F1 chromosome 5, UCD10Xv1.1, whole genome shotgun sequence genomic window:
- the LOC107870809 gene encoding protein NSP-INTERACTING KINASE 3 isoform X3 encodes MKGKWPILWHVGLLVLTLMESRCYASLSPTGINYEVVALTEIKKALHDPYNVLENWDVTSVDPCSWRMVTCSSDGYVSSLGLLSQSLTGPLSPGIGNLTKLQSLLLQNNAIYGPIPDVVGNLEKLQTLDLSNNKFDGKIPASFGDLKNLNYLRLNNNSLTGSVPQSLSNIGGLALVDVSFNNLSGPLPKISARVFKVVGNPLICGQSSGNNCSAVYPEPLSFPPDSLGGLYIHFHSFHLKVETIKLKETDTGGSAISIVEIALSFFFNFIDQRAGSKSHHVAVAFGASFAVFLVIIVIALVLWWRYRHNQQIFFDVNEQYDPEVCLGHLKRYVFKELWTATDHFSSKNILGSGGFGVVYKGRLNNGTVVAVKRLKDYNAVGGEIQFQTEVELISLAVHRNLLRLWGFCSTESERLLVYPYMPNGSVAARLKDHIHGRPVLDWSRRKGIALGTARGLVYLHEQCDPKIIHRDVKAANILLDEEFEAVVGDFGLAKLLDHRDSHVTTAVRGTVGHIAPEYLSTGQSSEKTDVFGFGILLLELITGQKAVDFGRGANQKGVMLDWVKKLHLEKKLNLVVDSDLKNNFDRIELEEMVQVALLCTQFNPIYRPKMSEVLRMLEGDGLAEKWEASQKVETPRYRTSENTPKRYSDYIEESSLVEAMELSGPR; translated from the exons ATGAAGGGTAAATGGCCTATACTCTGGCATGTGGGGCTACTGGTTTTAACATTGATGGAGAGTCGTTGTTATGCTTCTCTTTCCCCTACTGGTATCAACTATGAAG TTGTTGCTTTGACGGAAATTAAGAAGGCTTTACATGATCCTTACAATGTTCTGGAGAATTGGGATGTGACTTCTGTAGACCCTTGCAGTTGGAGAATGGTTACCTGTTCCTCTGATGGATATGTTTCTTCTCT TGGACTACTTAGTCAAAGTTTAACTGGCCCCTTATCACCTGGAATTGGCAACCTCACTAAATTGCAATCTTT ATTGCTGCAAAACAACGCTATttatggtcctattcctgatgtGGTTGGTAACTTAGAAAAGCTTCAGACACTTGACCTCTCCAACAACAAATTTGATGGCAAAATACCTGCTTCTTTTGGTGACCTGAAGAATTTGAATTATCT GCGATTAAACAACAATAGCCTCACTGGATCCGTTCCACAATCTCTCTCTAACATTGGAGGCCTTGCTCTTGT GGATGTTTCTTTCAATAATCTTAGTGGTCCATTGCCCAAAATATCTGCGAGAGTTTTCAA AGTTGTTGGAAATCCTTTGATCTGTGGCCAAAGTTCTGGGAACAATTGTTCAGCAGTCTATCCAGAGCCACTGTCCTTCCCACCAGATAGTTTAGGAGGTCTGTATATTCACTTCCATTCCTTTCATTTGAAAGTGGAAACAATCAAGCTTAAGGAAACAGACACAGGAG GTTCTGCTATCTCTATTGTTGAAATTGCATTgtcttttttcttcaatttcatagATCAAAGAGCAGGAAGTAAAAGCCATCATGTGGCTGTTGCTTTTGGAGCCAGTTTTGCTGTTTTCTTGGTTATAATAGTTATAGCACTGGTTCTTTGGTGGCGCTACCGGCATAATCAGCAGATCTTCTTTGATGTCAATG AGCAATATGATCCAGAGGTATGCTTGGGTCACTTGAAAAGGTATGTCTTTAAGGAACTGTGGACTGCAACTGATCATTTCAGCTCCAAAAATATTTTGGGTAGCGGAGGATTTGGAGTTGTGTACAAGGGCCGCTTAAATAATGGAACTGTTGTGGCTGTCAAAAGATTGAAGGACTACAATGCTGTTGGTGGTGAAATCCAATTTCAGACAGAAGTCGAGTTAATTAGTTTGGCTGTCCATCGAAATCTTCTCCGTCTTTGGGGTTTTTGTTCAACTGAAAGTGAAAGGCTTCTTGTTTACCCCTATATGCCAAATGGAAGTGTGGCTGCACGATTAAAAG ATCACATCCATGGCAGACCAGTTTTGGACTGGTCAAGGCGGAAAGGAATAGCATTAGGTACAGCAAGAGGGCTAGTATATTTGCATGAGCAGTGTGACCCCAAAATTATCCATCGGGATGTCAAAGCAGCTAACATTCTGTTGGATGAGGAATTTGAAGCAGTTGTTGGAGATTTTGGGTTGGCCAAGCTCTTGGATCACCGGGATTCTCATGTAACTACTGCTGTCAGGGGCACAGTTGGTCACATTGCTCCAGAATATTTGTCAACGGGTCAATCGTCAGAGAAGACTGATGTGTTTGGGTTTGGAATCTTGCTTCTTGAGCTAATTACTGGTCAGAAAGCTGTGGACTTTGGACGAGGGGCCAACCAGAAAGGTGTCATGCTTGATTGG GTAAAGAAGCTTCATCTAGAGAAAAAGCTGAACCTTGTGGTGGACAGTGatttaaagaataactttgaccGGATTGAACTTGAAGAGATGGTTCAAGTTGCCCTTCTCTGTACCCAATTCAATCCAATTTATCGCCCAAAGATGTCCGAAGTATTAAGGATGTTAGAGGGAGATGGATTAGCTGAAAAATGGGAGGCTTCACAAAAAGTGGAGACTCCAAGGTACAGAACTTCTGAAAATACACCAAAGAGATATTCTGATTATATAGAAGAGTCATCACTAGTTGAAGCAATGGAGCTTTCAGGACCTAGATGA